DNA from Nitriliruptor alkaliphilus DSM 45188:
GGGTGCTGGACCTCGAGCAGCCACAGCACGAGCACCGCAGCCGTCAGTGCTGCGTACGGCCAGGCGAGGAGGCGGAGGATGTGCGCGCGGCCCACGTCAACCGTGGGGGGTGTCACCGAGGCGGTGGACCATGACGCGGTTGGTCCCGCCGTGGCCGCCCGGGATGCCCGAGACGATCACGATCGCGTCCCCGTGGGCGGCGTAGCCGTGCTCGAAGCAGACCTCCTCGGCGGCCGTGATGAGGTCGATCGAGTGGTCCTTGGTCGGCACCACCGCGCCGGCGGTGCCCCACATCAGCGCGAACCGCCGCAACGGACGCTCATCGGGGGTGAGCCCGATGACCGGGTAGGCCGGGCGGAACTTCGACACCAGCTGCGCCGAGGCGCCGGTCAGGGAGTAGACGAGGATCGCCTTGGCGTCGACGTCCTGCGCGATCTGGACCGCCGCCTTGCACACGACGCGCTGCAGCTCCTGGCCCGTGATGGGGGGCACCGGGTGGACCCGCTCGGCCGAGGACTCGGCCACCTCGATGATCCGGGCCATGGTCCGGACCGCCTCGACGGGGAAGCGTCCTGCGGCCGTCTCGCCCGACAGCATGACGGCGTCGGTGCCGTCGAAGATCGCGTTGGCCACGTCCGACGCCTCGGCGCGTGTCGGGCGGGGGCTGCGGATCATCGAGTCCAGCATCTCGGTCGCGGTGATCACCGGACGGCCGGCGCGGTTCGACAGGTCGATGATCTGCTTCTGGATGGCCGGGACCCGCTCCGGGCCGACCTCGACCCCGAGGTCACCTCGGGCCACCATCACCGCGTCGGTTGCCGCGATGATCGCCTCGAGGTCGTCGATGGCCTCGGGACGTTCGAGCTTGGCGATGATGGGCTGCTGACCGCCGAGCTCCTTGACCATGGCACGGACCTCGTGCACGTCCTCGGGACGCCGCACGAAGGACAGCGCGATCCAGTCGACGCCGAGCTCGACCATGGTGCGCACGTCCACGAGGTCCTTGTCGGTCAGGCTCTTGGCGGACACCTCGACGCCGGGGAGGTTGACGCCCTTGCGCGACTTGGCGAGCCCCCCGGCGACGACCCGGGCGGTCACGCGCTTGCCCTCCACGCGCGACACCACCAGACGCAGGAGCCCGTCGTCGAGGAGGATCAGCGCACCGGGGTCCACATCGTCGGCGAGCTCGGCGTACACCACGGGCAGCACCGGCGTACCCGCGCCGTCGTCGTAGCGCTCGAGCTCCTCCTCACCAGCGACGAGCACCACCTCGCCACCGTCGACCAGCTGCACCCCGGCGTCTGGGACGAGGCCGAGGCGGATCTTCGGCCCCTGCAGGTCGCCGAGGCTGCCGACGTTGCGGCCGAGGCTGGCCCCGATCTCACGGGACAGCTCGAGGCGCCGCTGGTGCTCCTCCCGCGAGCCGTGCGAGAAGTTCAGGCGGACGACATCGATGCCTGCGGCGATGGCGGCACGGAGCCGGTCGGGGTCATCGAGCGCAGGCCCGAGGGTCGCGACGATCTTGGCGCGGCGCACGGGCGAGGTCCTCGGGACGGGAGCGGGGGGCGGCGAAGCAGCGCTGAACGCCGCATCCTACGAGCATCGCCGGCCAGTGGCGCGCCGTACGCCCGACCTCGCCGCATCGCCACCAGCCGCGACCGACCGGCCGAGGGACGCTCCCGCGTCAGTCGGTCGTTCCTGGCCCCGTAGCTGCGTCCTCGTCGTCCTCATCCGCCGGCTCGGCAGCGCGCGGCTCCAGCGGGTCACGGACGCCGCGTGCGAACTCGTCGGCCGCGACGTCGGTGACCGCACGGACGGCGTCGTTGGTCCCCTCGCCGAAGGTCAGCGCGAAGACCTCCTGCTCGAAGCCGAGCCGGCTGAGCTCGTCGGGGCGGTCGGTCTGCACCAGGCGGTCCACCGCCGCGCCGACGATCACGTCGGCCCGCAGCCACCAGCGCACCACGGCCGATCCGGCCGACGCGTCGACGGTCACACCCCGCGGGCCGATCCAGCTGGAGGCCGAGGCAGCGACGACGGTCGCGAGCCCGGCGTCCGCCACGTCGACGACGACGGTGGCGAGCGGTTCCTCGTCGGTCGTCCTGGCCAGCTCCGTGGCCTCCGACGGGTCACGCACGATCGTGTCGACGCTCACCTCACCACCCGCCAGCGCGGCGCGGAGCCCCGCTCGGCGTCGTGCCCGGGGGTCGTCGTCGTCGCCGAGCACGACCCCCACGGACCCGCCAGCCCCGGCGGCGTCCGCGGCGACACCGAGGACGTGGCCCAGCTCCTCGTACGCCACATCGAACAGGTCGACGTTGTCCGGCAGGTTCTCGCGGGGCGCCGCGAGCGCGCAGAAGCGGGTCGCGGGGAACCGCTCGGCCAGGGCGGTCACGGTCCGCCGTCCACTGCTCCCGAGGACGCAGACGAGGTCGGCGCCACCGTCCGCCACCAGGGCAGCCAGGTCCGGGACGAAGTCCGGATCGTCCGGGACGATCACGCGGACGCTGGCGACGTCGCCGACCCGGTCCGCTTCGAGCCGAGCCAACTGGCGCTCGGCATCGAGGAAGCTGGCGGCCGCCGGATCGGACGCAGCCGGCACGATCACGGCCACCTGCACCCCACTCGGCGCGGGGTCGGCGGTCTCGTCCGCGGTCGGCGTCGGGGTGGGCGTCGGGGCCGGTTCGCCCGTGCAGCCGACGAGCAGCACGAGCAGCGCCGCGATCAGCGCCCGGACGACCGATCCCCGTCCCGGAGCCGGCACTCCGCCGCCTGCAACCACACCTGCCGCCCCTCATCGCGGTACCACGCCGCCCGGACGAGCGCGACGGGCCTCTAGGCTAGCGACGCTCCCCAGCCTGCCCGTGGGTGCTCGGAGCACCCGGCTTCCGCCTCGCGCCCACCTCCACGTCCACCCCCACGCCCGTCGGAGTCCGCTGTGGCATCCACCGTGACCGTGCTCGACGACCCCGTCGCCGGTGTCCAGCTCGCCGCGCTGCGCGACGAACGCACGACCCCCGAGCACTTCCGGCACCACGCCCGCCGGCTCGGCTCGATGCTGGCGCTGCGGGCCGTCGCCGACCTGCCCGCCGAGCGCGGCACCGTGCGCACGCCGCTGGGCGATGCACCGGCGATCGGCCCCGGGCGCACCATCGTCGCCGTACCGGTCCTGCGTGCGGGGCTCGGGCTGCTCGGAGGGGTGCACGACGTCCTCCCGACCGCCCTCGTCGGCATGATCGGCCTCGAGCGCGACGCCGAGACCTTCCAGGCGCGGCGCTACTACTTCAAGGTCCCGCCACTCGACGGCGCATGGGTGCTGGTCCTCGAACCGATGCTGGCCACGGGCGGTTCGGCCGCCGATGCCGTGCAGGCCCTCGACGCCGAGGGGGCCGAGCAGGTCACGGTGCTGTCGGTGGTCGGCACCCAGCAGGGCATCGACCGCGTCACGTCGCAGAACCCCGGGGTCCGGGTCGTCATCGGTGCGATCGACCCACAGCTCGACGACAACCGCTACATCGTCCCGGGGCTCGGCGACTTCGGTGACCGGTTGTTCGGCACGCCGCACTGACACAGGACCGGTCGGCCGGCGGGCGCGAGCCGACCGGAACCGTGAGATGCGACGGTTCTCGTCGGTGCCGTTCCGGGCAGCGGCACGAGCCAGCCCGAAACCGTCACACGCGACGGTTGTGGGGGCTGCCCGCGGCCCGCGGTAGCCGGGAGCCGTCACCTCCGACGGTCGTGGGCGGCTGACCCGCCAGCGTCACTGGGGACCGACGCCACCGCCCTCGTTGCCGGTCCCGTTGCCGCCACCGTTGCCGACACCGACGCCACGGTTGCCCTCGCCGGCGTTGCCGTTGCCCTGACCGGGCCCATCGTCACCTGGTGCCGGCGGCGTGACCGGCGGCACGACATCGACCGGCGGCGTGACCGGCGGCACGACGTCCACCGGCGGGGTGACCGGCGGCACGACATCGACCGGCGGGGTGACCGGCGGCACGACATCCACCGGCGGGGTGACCGGCGGCACGACATCGACCGGCGGGGTGACCGGCGGCACGACATCCACCGGCGTGTCGTCCTCCGGTGGTTGCGGGAGGACCGGGAGGTCCGGGTCGGGGACGACCGGCGTGCCGACGGGGATGTCCTCGGGGGGCGTCTCGTCGACGGGCTCCTGCACCTGGTCGTCGACGTCGCTCGGGATGTCGATGGTGGCACCCGGCTGGACGATCTCTGGCCCGGTCCGCCACCGCGCGGGCTGCTGGTCGGCGGGAGGCGCCGATGCCTGTGGCGGTGGTGCGACGCTGGGTGCGCCGGGGACGTCGGCGGTGTCACCGACCTCGGCGTCGACGTCCGTGGTCCCCGGCGAAGGCGTACCTGCCGTGGGCGACGGAGCGGTAGCCGTGGAGTCGACACCCGACGGGTCACCCACGGTCGTCGGGCCGGTCGCGGTGCTCCCGGCTGCGTCCGGCGCGGTGGTCGTACCCGGGCGGACGGTGACCGACGACTCGGCCGGCGCCGACGCGACGACGTCCGAGCGCTCACCGCCCGTCGAGGTCGCGGGGGCGACTCGACCGTCGCCCGGGGCCAAGGCGGTCGCGCCGGTTGCGACCGCGATCAGCAGCGCACCGGCGAGGAAGGCGGTGACCATCGAGCGCCGCTGCGTGACAGTGGCGCCCATGAGCTCGCCGAGGCGGTCGAGGACCACGACCGCATCCTGCCGCAGCGCACCGGCGAGGACCACGACATCGTCACGCCGCAGCACGAACGATGGCTCACGCTCCACGTCCCGCAGCTTGCGGACCAACTTGAGGTAGGCGAGCAGCGCCGAGTCCGGGGTCGCCGGATCGAAGCTGGCCCGTTGCCCCGCGGTCTCGAGGCGGCCCCGGTCGGCGTCCACCCGCAGCGGGGTGCGTGTCGTACCGGTGCCGGGGACGGCGAGTGGTCCAGCGGTCATCGAGCGTCCTGTGGTCGTCCCCACAGATATCGGCCGCTCCGCCCGGGTTCTGAACCGTTCCCACGGATCGGTCACGGCCGACCGCGCCGGTCAGCCTGGCAGGAAGCTCAACCGCAGGGTGCGGTCGGGGTTGTCGGCGTTGGCGTCGACCACCACGACCGACTGCCACGTGCCGAGCGCCAGGGCCCCGTCGTCGACCGGGACGGTCAGGCTCGGCGATATGAACGCCGGCAGGACGTGGTCGGCACCGTGCCCAGCGCTGCCGTGGCGGTGACGCCAGCGATCGTCACGTGGCAGGAGCGCGTCGAGGTGGTCGGCGAGGTCCTCGTCGGATCCGGCGCCGGTCTCGAGCAGGGCGAGCCCGGCCGTCGCGTGCGGGAGGAACACGTGGAGGAGCCCGTCGCCGCCGACCTCTGCGACGAAAGCGGCGCACTGATCCGTCACGTCGGTGATCCGTCGTGACCCGGTCCGCAGGGACAGCTCACGGCGCTCCATCACGCGCGCTCGGCGAGGTCGGCGTACGCACCCGCGTGGTAGGCCAGCGGGCGGCGCACCGGGTCGTGGCCGAGGTCGACGACCTCACCGACGACGATGAGGTGGTCACCACCGTCGTGCACGCCGACGACCCGGGTGTCCACCCACCCGACCGCGCCATCCAGCACGGGCGAACCCGTCGTCGCGGTGCGGTACGGGACGCCCTCGAACTGATCGTGCCCGGTGGGCCGGTCGGGGTCGGCGAACGTGACCGACAGCTCGGCCTGGTCGTCGGCGAGGAAGGACAGCGCGTACACCCCGCCAGCGGTGACCTCGGTGGCCATGGCCGCCGACCGGTCGACGCAGACCAGGACCAGAGGCGGGTCGAGCGACACCGAGGTGACGCTCGACGCGGTCATGCCGTGGGGCGTCCCGTCGACGGTCGTACCCATCACCGTCACGCCGGTCACGAAGCGGCCGAGCACCTCCCGGAAGCGCACCGGGTCGACGATCGGACCGCCGCGGCCGACGTCGGACGGTGCTGTCCGGGGCACCGCGGACAGGCCCGCGAACAGATCGTCCTCGAGTTCGCCGTCGAGCGACCCGCTGGTCCCGTTCTCGAGCACGAACTCCTCGATCCCGAAGAGCGCGACGGCCATGTCATCCGGCGTGTTGATGAAGAAGCTGTCCGCCCCGATCTGGCTGCGGTGGGCGAGCAACGCGGCCCGCTTCGTGTCGAGCCAGGCGCGGACGTCGACCACCGTGGTCAGCTGCCCGTCCGGGGTCCCGAAGGGCAGGTCGTCGGGCGAGGCGATGTCGGCCCCTCCGAACGGGGACGCGAGACCGGCGGCGACGAGGCCCGTGTGCGCCTGCCACAGCCGGGTCTTGGTCAGGGTGTGGACGTACCGCTTCGGCACGGACCACGGCTCGCCAGCGACCTCGGCCGCAGGATCGGCCGCCAGCGCGACGGCGCGGACCGTGACGTGGTGGGCCTTGATGTGGTCCGGGTGGCCGTAGGTGCCGCGCTCGTCGTCCGACACGACGACGTCGGGTCGGACCCGCCGCACGACCGCTGCGAGCCGGCGAGCTGCCTCGTCGAGGTCGGCAGCGTGGAAGCTGTCCGGGTGGTCGTTGTCGTCCGTACCCACCATCCCGCTGTCGCGGTAGCCGAGCCAGACGTGCTCGTCGACGCCGAGGGCGGCGATCGAGTCCGCCATCTCGCGGCGGCGGTGGGTCGTCAGGTCCTCGTCGCCGAGGTCGATACCGGCGAGGTTCTCCCCCGCCTCACCACCGGTGCAGGTCACCACCACGGTGCGGCCGCCGGTCGCCGACGTCCGAGCGAGGACCCCACCGCACGCGATCGCCTCGTCGTCGGGGTGCGGGTGCACGCAGAGCAGGGTGGGACGGACCTCCACGCGGACCTCCTGACGGCTGTGCGCCGGGGAGCGCACCCCTCCGACGGTAGCCTCGGTCCGGACCCGACCGTCCGGACCCTGCGCGATGACCCAACATGCCTCGACCGAGCCCCCCGTCACCGGGGGTGGTCACGTCGTGTTCGTCGACGACCGGTCGGATGTGGCCGCAGCGTTGGCATCGGTGGCCGAGAGCACCGTCGGCGTCGACGTGGAGCGGGCCGACGCCGACCGCTACTTCCGGCGCGCCGCGCTGGTCCAGGTCGGCACCGCGCAGCGCTGCCTGCTGCTGGACGCCGTCGCGTTCGAGCAGCTCGAGGAGCTCGACGACTTCCTCGACGACGGCCGGGTCGCGGTGCTCCACGCGGTCGAGAACGACCTCGAACCGCTCGCCCGGATGGGGGTCGTCCCGTCCTCGATGGCCGACACCGCGATCGCTGCCGCGCTGCTGGGCCTGCCGATCGGGCTGTCCGGCCTGCTCGCCGAGGTGCTCGAGGTCCAGCTGACCGCGGACAAGGAAGCCTTCCAGCGGGCCGACTGGGAGGCTCGGCCCCTGTCCGACGGGATGGCCGACTACGCCGCCGGTGACGTCTTCCACCTCCCCGAGCTGTGGCACGAGCTGGCCGACCGGCTCGCACAGGCCGGCCGCACGAGCTGGTACGAGCAGGAACTCGCCTTCACCGTCACCCGTGCCGGGCAGGACAGCCGCGACTGGACACGCGTCAAGGGGGCGGGCCGGCTCGACCCGGCGGCGAAGGCCCGCCTGCGCGCCCTGTGGGAGGAACGCGAGCGCCTCGCCCGCGCCCACGACATCGCCCCGAACCGGCTCGTGCACGACGACGTCCTGCGCGACCTCGCGGAGCACCCGGTCGACACCACCGACGAGCTGGTCCGCCGCAGCCAGCGACGGCGTGGCCTGCTCCGCCAGCACGCTGACGACCTGCTCGCGGCCCTGGATCGTGGCCGCGAGGCACCGCCGGAGGCGCGCGAGAACGGCGGGCGACGCTGGACCCCCGAGGACAAGGCCGCCTACGACGCGCTGCGCAAGGCACGAGCCGGGGTCGCGACCGACCTCGGGATCGACGCCGGGGTGCTGTGCTCGTCGCGACCCCTGTGGCGCTCGGTGGCGGGGCGGCCGGAGGACCCGCTGACGCTCTGCGCGCTGGCCGATCTGCGACCGTGGCAGACCGAGCTGCTCCACGAGGTGCTCTGGGAGGCCTACACCGACGCGATGACGCCCGCCGTCGCTGACGAGCCCGGGCCGGACCCGGACGCCGTGCCGACGGTCTAGCTCGAGCGCGGGTCGCTGCTCTGCAGCTTCCGGGCGAGGTTCGACGGCATCGCGAACTCGACGTCCTCGTCGATGACCATGACGGTGTCGACCTCGGTCGTGCCGCGCGCACGGAACCAGTCGATGACCTCCTCGACCAGCACCTCGGGGGCCGATGCGCCGGAGGTCAACCCGACCGTCTCGACGCCTTCGAGCCACGCTGGGTCGATCTCGGCGGCCTCGTCGACCAGGTAGGCCGGCACCGACCGGTCCTTGCTGACCTCGACCAGGCGCTTGCTGTTGGACGAGGTCTGCGAGCCCACCACCAGGATCAGGTCACAGCGCTCGGCGAGCTGTTTGACCGCGTCCTGACGGTTCTGGGTCGCGTAACAGATGTCGTCCTTCTTGGGGTTCTGCAGCATCGGGAAGCGCTGCCGCAACCGGTCGACGACGGCCGACGTCTCGTCCATCGACAGCGTGGTCTGGGTGATGTAAGCGACATCGGCGTCCTCGGGGAGATCGAGCGTGTCGACGTCATCGGGGGTCTCGACCAGGTTCATCGAGCGGGGGGCCTGCCCCATGGTGCCGACCACCTCCTGGTGCCCCTCGTGGCCGATCAGGACGATGTCGCGGCCGTCCCGGGCGTAGCGGCGGGCCTCGTGGTGGACCTTGGTGACCAGCGGGCAGGTCGCGTCGATCAGGGTGTGACCGAGACGCTTGGAGTTGTGGAACGCCTCGGGGGGCGAGCCGTGCGCGCTGAAGACCACGACCTCGCCCTCCGGCACCTCGTTCTCGTCCTCGACGAAGACCGCCCCCTTGCGCCGCAGGGACTCGACCACGTGCTTGTTGTGGACGATCTCGTGCCGCACGTAGACGGGGGCGCCGTAGGCCTCGAGGGCCTTCTCGACGATCAGGACGGCGCGGTCGACCCCGGCGCAGAAACCGCGCGGAGCCGCGAGCAGGAGGCTTGAGGGAGGCATGGCGCGAGCGTACCGGCGCTCAGGAGGGCGCATCCTCGGAGGACCCGGTGGTCGGACCGTACGGCGCGCTCGCACCCCGGCGCGCCGGACGGTGGCGTGGCCGCGTCCACGCCGCCCCGGTCGAGTGCCGGCCGCCCACCTCGGAGCGCGCCCAGACGGTGACCCGTTCGGCAGCTCGGTCGGGATCCTGCACCACGATAAGCAGCAGGTCGTCGGGCACCAGGATGGCGTCGCCGCGCGGCACGATGACCCGCTCCTGGCGCACGATGGCCGCCAGCAGCATCCCCTCGGGCAGCGGGACGTCGCGCAGCGACCGTCCGGCGACCGGCAGGTCCGGGGTCACGATGACCTCGACCATGTCCGCCTCGACCTCGTCGATCGGCAGCGCCTCGGCGACCGGCGCCCACGCGGGCCGGTCCGCCTTGATACCGAGCCAGCCGACCACGCGCGCGATGGTCGATCCCTGGACGAGGGTGGACACCAGGACGACGAAGAACACCACGTCGAACAGGACGCGGCCCTCGGCGAAACCGGCCGTGATGGGGAAGGTCGCCAGCACGATGGGGACGGCGCCACGCAGTCCCCCCCAGGCCACCACCGTCTGCTCACGCCACGGCACCCGGAACGGGGTGAGGCACAGGGCGGTGGCGAGCGGACGGGCCACGAACGTCAGCACCAGGGCCACGAGGAGGCCGGCGACCGCGACGTCCGCGAGCCGCGACGGGAAGACCAGGAGGCCGAGGACGAGGAAGAGGGTGATCTCGGCCGCGTTGGCCAATCCCTCGTGGAAGTCCCGGATACCGCGGCGCCGCCGGCGCACCAGCCCGCCGATGAACAGGCCGGTCACGTACACGGCGAGGAACCCCGAGCCCCCGGCAGCCGCCGCCGCGCCGTAGGAGACCCCGGCGAAGGCGAACGCCAGCAGCGGGTACAGGCCCTCGGCGGGCAGGCGGACGGCGCGAAGCACGCGGACCGCTCCGAGTCCGACCAGCCCGCCGATGGCCGCCCCGAGCACCGGCTGCAGGACGGCGAACAGGGTCAGGGAGGCCACGGACGGCGAGGCCAGCGCGATCTCGAGCAGGCCCAGGGTGAGGACGACCGCGAACGGGTCGTTGGCGCCGGACTCCACCTTGAGGATGGCCGCGAGCCGTGTCGGGAGCCGGACCGACCGCAGCGTGGAGAACACCGCCGCAGCGTCCGTGGACGCCACGACCGCGCCGAGCAGCGCTGCCGTGATCGGCGACACGTCGAGCAGGAGCCAGGCACCGAACGCGGTGACCGCTGCGGTCGTGACCACCCCGACGGTGGCCAGCGCACCACCGGGGCCCGCCGCCCGCCGCAGGTCCGTCGGCTTGGTGGTCAGCCCACCCTCGAACAGGATCACGATCAGCGCGACCACGCCGAGGTTCTGGACGATCCGCTCGTCCGCGACGGTCACCAGCGCGAGACCCTCGTCACCGACCAGCATGCCGATGCCGAGGAACAGCAGGGCCGACGGCGCCTGCAGCCGCTGCGAGTAGCTCGCGACGATGATGGCGACCGCCAGCAGCGCGGAGGCGGCGAGGACGACCGGGTCGATCGAGGATCCGACGCTCACGTCACCACCTCTCCGGTCGGTGCGCGACCCTACCGTCGGGGCCTCGGACGGACGGCCCGCGGGCGGCTGTGCTGCTTCCGGCCGCGCGAGGTGGCAGACTGTCCTGCGTAGCCCGGTCCGGTGGACCGGGCTGCGACGCGCCGCGGGGTCACCACCGTCCCCACCGCGCTCGGAGACGACGTGCACATCATCCTCGGCGGGTGCGGCCGCCTCGGCGCCGAGATCGCCGAACAGCTCTCCCGCGACCGCGACAACGACGTCGTGATCGTGGACGTCGACCCGCTCGCCTTCGACCGGCTCGGCTCGGCCTTCAACGGCGAGACGATGGTCGGCGACTGCACCGACCGCGACGTGCTCGAACGCGCCGGCGTCGCCCGCGCGGACGGGCTGATCGCCGTCACCCGCTTCGACAACCGCAACCTGATGGCCGTCGAGATCGCCAGCTACCTCTACGACGTGCCCCGCACCATCGCGCGGCTGTTCAACCCGGAGCGGGAGAACGTCTACCGCAAGCTCGGTGTCCGCTACGTGTCGTCGACGGGCGCGATCGCGAAGATGTTCCTCAACGAGTTCCAGGACGAGAGCTTCCCGCTGCACGTGCGGTTCGAGGACAGCGACATCAACCTCGTCGAGCTGGAGATCGACACCGGAGGGCACGGCACCACCGTCGAGGACTTCGAGATCGACGGCCTGCTGCGCGTCGCGGCGATCCGACGTGGCTCGCGGGTGTTCATCCCCGACCGCACCGACCGGCTCGAACGCGACGACGTGGTCACCGCCGCGATGAAGCCAGCCGCCGCCCGTACCGTCCACGAGTTCGTGCGCGACCCGTACGGCCGCGACCGCATCCGATGAGGAGGTCCCGGTGTACGTCGTGATCGCCGGTGGCGGCCGCATCGGCCGCTACATCGCCCGGGACCTCACCGAGAAGGGCCACGAGGTGACGGTCATCGAGCGCATCGCCTCGCGCTGCGAGGAGCTGGTCGCCGCGACCGACGTGCTCGTCATCGAGGGTGACGCCTGCGACGTGCAGTACCTCGAGCAGGCCCACGTCGACCGCGCCGACGCCTTCGTGGCCACCACGCACGAGGACGACGACAACCTGGTCGCCTGTCAGCTCGCCCGCATCGAGTTCGACGTCAAGCGGTCCATCAGCCGGGTCAACTCACCCAAGAACGTGGAGATCTTCGAGATCCTCGGCATCGAGGCCGTGTCCTCGACGCGACTCATCTCCGAGCTGCTCGAGAACGAGTTCAGCGTGGGGGAACTGATCCACCTCACCTCGTTGAAGGGCGGCAGGGTCGGGCTGGTCGAGCTGCGGATCCCGTCGGGATCGGACGCACCGCGCCCGCGCGCCATCCAGGACATCAAGCTGCCCCAGGAGGCCATCCTGGTGTGCATCTTCCGCGGCGAGGAGACCATCATCCCCCACGGTGCGACCGTCCTGGAGCCAGGTGACGAGGTCGTGGCGCTGACCACACCGCAACTCGAGGGGCGTCTGGCCAACGCACTGCTCGGTGGCCGGTGATGGACCGGGCAGGGCAGGGTCGGCGCTGGGCAGCCCTCCGAGGCGTGGCCCTGCTCATCGGCCTGGCGGCGATCGTCGCGGCGGTCGCCGTCACCATCGCCACGGTCCTCACGCTCGTGATGGTCTGACGGTGCTGCTCCGACCCGGTGCCGACGACCTACGGCTGATCGGCTTCTACCTCGGCAAGGTCCTCCTCGGCCTCTCCCTGGTGATGCTGCTGCCCGCCGTCTACGCGGCGATCCTCGGCGAGTGGAACTCCCTGACCGCGTTCGTCATCGGCGCCTCGATCTGCGTCAGCTTCGGAGCATTCACC
Protein-coding regions in this window:
- the pyk gene encoding pyruvate kinase — encoded protein: MRRAKIVATLGPALDDPDRLRAAIAAGIDVVRLNFSHGSREEHQRRLELSREIGASLGRNVGSLGDLQGPKIRLGLVPDAGVQLVDGGEVVLVAGEEELERYDDGAGTPVLPVVYAELADDVDPGALILLDDGLLRLVVSRVEGKRVTARVVAGGLAKSRKGVNLPGVEVSAKSLTDKDLVDVRTMVELGVDWIALSFVRRPEDVHEVRAMVKELGGQQPIIAKLERPEAIDDLEAIIAATDAVMVARGDLGVEVGPERVPAIQKQIIDLSNRAGRPVITATEMLDSMIRSPRPTRAEASDVANAIFDGTDAVMLSGETAAGRFPVEAVRTMARIIEVAESSAERVHPVPPITGQELQRVVCKAAVQIAQDVDAKAILVYSLTGASAQLVSKFRPAYPVIGLTPDERPLRRFALMWGTAGAVVPTKDHSIDLITAAEEVCFEHGYAAHGDAIVIVSGIPGGHGGTNRVMVHRLGDTPHG
- the upp gene encoding uracil phosphoribosyltransferase, translated to MASTVTVLDDPVAGVQLAALRDERTTPEHFRHHARRLGSMLALRAVADLPAERGTVRTPLGDAPAIGPGRTIVAVPVLRAGLGLLGGVHDVLPTALVGMIGLERDAETFQARRYYFKVPPLDGAWVLVLEPMLATGGSAADAVQALDAEGAEQVTVLSVVGTQQGIDRVTSQNPGVRVVIGAIDPQLDDNRYIVPGLGDFGDRLFGTPH
- a CDS encoding secondary thiamine-phosphate synthase enzyme YjbQ, which codes for MERRELSLRTGSRRITDVTDQCAAFVAEVGGDGLLHVFLPHATAGLALLETGAGSDEDLADHLDALLPRDDRWRHRHGSAGHGADHVLPAFISPSLTVPVDDGALALGTWQSVVVVDANADNPDRTLRLSFLPG
- the mshB gene encoding N-acetyl-1-D-myo-inositol-2-amino-2-deoxy-alpha-D-glucopyranoside deacetylase, with protein sequence MEVRPTLLCVHPHPDDEAIACGGVLARTSATGGRTVVVTCTGGEAGENLAGIDLGDEDLTTHRRREMADSIAALGVDEHVWLGYRDSGMVGTDDNDHPDSFHAADLDEAARRLAAVVRRVRPDVVVSDDERGTYGHPDHIKAHHVTVRAVALAADPAAEVAGEPWSVPKRYVHTLTKTRLWQAHTGLVAAGLASPFGGADIASPDDLPFGTPDGQLTTVVDVRAWLDTKRAALLAHRSQIGADSFFINTPDDMAVALFGIEEFVLENGTSGSLDGELEDDLFAGLSAVPRTAPSDVGRGGPIVDPVRFREVLGRFVTGVTVMGTTVDGTPHGMTASSVTSVSLDPPLVLVCVDRSAAMATEVTAGGVYALSFLADDQAELSVTFADPDRPTGHDQFEGVPYRTATTGSPVLDGAVGWVDTRVVGVHDGGDHLIVVGEVVDLGHDPVRRPLAYHAGAYADLAERA
- a CDS encoding ribonuclease D, giving the protein MFVDDRSDVAAALASVAESTVGVDVERADADRYFRRAALVQVGTAQRCLLLDAVAFEQLEELDDFLDDGRVAVLHAVENDLEPLARMGVVPSSMADTAIAAALLGLPIGLSGLLAEVLEVQLTADKEAFQRADWEARPLSDGMADYAAGDVFHLPELWHELADRLAQAGRTSWYEQELAFTVTRAGQDSRDWTRVKGAGRLDPAAKARLRALWEERERLARAHDIAPNRLVHDDVLRDLAEHPVDTTDELVRRSQRRRGLLRQHADDLLAALDRGREAPPEARENGGRRWTPEDKAAYDALRKARAGVATDLGIDAGVLCSSRPLWRSVAGRPEDPLTLCALADLRPWQTELLHEVLWEAYTDAMTPAVADEPGPDPDAVPTV
- a CDS encoding 4-hydroxy-3-methylbut-2-enyl diphosphate reductase; translation: MPPSSLLLAAPRGFCAGVDRAVLIVEKALEAYGAPVYVRHEIVHNKHVVESLRRKGAVFVEDENEVPEGEVVVFSAHGSPPEAFHNSKRLGHTLIDATCPLVTKVHHEARRYARDGRDIVLIGHEGHQEVVGTMGQAPRSMNLVETPDDVDTLDLPEDADVAYITQTTLSMDETSAVVDRLRQRFPMLQNPKKDDICYATQNRQDAVKQLAERCDLILVVGSQTSSNSKRLVEVSKDRSVPAYLVDEAAEIDPAWLEGVETVGLTSGASAPEVLVEEVIDWFRARGTTEVDTVMVIDEDVEFAMPSNLARKLQSSDPRSS
- a CDS encoding potassium/proton antiporter, whose amino-acid sequence is MSVGSSIDPVVLAASALLAVAIIVASYSQRLQAPSALLFLGIGMLVGDEGLALVTVADERIVQNLGVVALIVILFEGGLTTKPTDLRRAAGPGGALATVGVVTTAAVTAFGAWLLLDVSPITAALLGAVVASTDAAAVFSTLRSVRLPTRLAAILKVESGANDPFAVVLTLGLLEIALASPSVASLTLFAVLQPVLGAAIGGLVGLGAVRVLRAVRLPAEGLYPLLAFAFAGVSYGAAAAAGGSGFLAVYVTGLFIGGLVRRRRRGIRDFHEGLANAAEITLFLVLGLLVFPSRLADVAVAGLLVALVLTFVARPLATALCLTPFRVPWREQTVVAWGGLRGAVPIVLATFPITAGFAEGRVLFDVVFFVVLVSTLVQGSTIARVVGWLGIKADRPAWAPVAEALPIDEVEADMVEVIVTPDLPVAGRSLRDVPLPEGMLLAAIVRQERVIVPRGDAILVPDDLLLIVVQDPDRAAERVTVWARSEVGGRHSTGAAWTRPRHRPARRGASAPYGPTTGSSEDAPS
- a CDS encoding potassium channel family protein, encoding MDRAATRRGVTTVPTALGDDVHIILGGCGRLGAEIAEQLSRDRDNDVVIVDVDPLAFDRLGSAFNGETMVGDCTDRDVLERAGVARADGLIAVTRFDNRNLMAVEIASYLYDVPRTIARLFNPERENVYRKLGVRYVSSTGAIAKMFLNEFQDESFPLHVRFEDSDINLVELEIDTGGHGTTVEDFEIDGLLRVAAIRRGSRVFIPDRTDRLERDDVVTAAMKPAAARTVHEFVRDPYGRDRIR